One stretch of Streptomyces sp. A2-16 DNA includes these proteins:
- a CDS encoding trypsin-like serine protease — translation MSGGAGRHRRRVRIALPVAVAAALLATSANAATAGPRPHAPVEAAAASAPSQAELEQRIAGAIAAEDTSGTVTRSPMSGGKVDSTVSPMVIGGTTTTISSAPWMAQLWYTDDHGTSDTGDDTGFFCGGAVVAPTKILTAAHCVKDANWAKGGAVVTGATQLPSEDGDLHGGTATAVLRQWYHPLYNPDTIDNDIAVLTLATPVKATPIRMTTSTDTASYDPATTGAKTAKVYGWGRTSSTSDDISETLKTATLPIKSDTTCAGAYGSWFIKGHMVCAGPPASGRDSGTTAICSGDSGGPLVVNGRIVGVVSWNVTDCVAKGAYSVFTKVSKYVGAAYPRVDDTNLSLDHKADLWVRKSSTKVGYELDSKGTTLGTPQSWGDWNGVNLVRQTDLNRDGYQDLMYRVSATGDVYWLRFVPSSTGGAWAAPKKVFTDWRTRARIVTPGDVTGDYKPDLLSVDSAGVLWIYPGKGDGSFAARVRVGGGWSQYNQLLGHGDFTGDGRADVLARNKSTGDLYLYKGTGKSGTGVFAARVKVRTNWSGYNAFDAVGDITGDGRADLVARTAGGTLYLYKGTGKATSEIFATRVTVGTGFQQYDIFG, via the coding sequence ATGTCCGGAGGCGCCGGGCGTCACAGACGCCGCGTCCGGATCGCTCTGCCCGTCGCCGTGGCCGCCGCGCTGCTGGCCACGTCGGCGAACGCAGCCACCGCCGGACCCCGGCCGCACGCGCCGGTCGAGGCCGCCGCCGCGTCCGCGCCGTCGCAGGCCGAGCTGGAGCAGCGGATCGCCGGTGCGATCGCGGCGGAGGACACCTCCGGCACGGTGACCCGGTCGCCGATGAGCGGTGGCAAGGTCGACTCCACCGTGTCCCCGATGGTCATCGGCGGGACGACCACCACCATCAGCTCCGCCCCGTGGATGGCCCAGCTCTGGTACACCGACGACCACGGCACCTCGGACACCGGCGACGACACCGGCTTCTTCTGCGGCGGGGCGGTCGTCGCGCCGACGAAGATCCTCACCGCCGCGCACTGCGTCAAGGACGCCAACTGGGCCAAGGGCGGCGCGGTGGTCACCGGGGCCACCCAGCTGCCCTCCGAGGACGGCGACCTGCACGGCGGCACCGCCACGGCCGTACTGCGGCAGTGGTACCACCCGTTGTACAACCCGGACACCATCGACAACGACATCGCGGTGCTCACCCTGGCGACGCCCGTCAAGGCCACCCCGATCCGGATGACGACGTCCACGGACACCGCCTCCTACGACCCCGCCACCACCGGCGCCAAGACCGCCAAGGTGTACGGCTGGGGCCGCACCAGCTCCACCAGCGACGACATCTCCGAGACGCTGAAGACGGCCACGCTGCCCATCAAGTCGGACACGACCTGCGCCGGGGCCTACGGCTCCTGGTTCATCAAGGGGCACATGGTCTGCGCAGGGCCGCCCGCCAGCGGCCGTGACTCCGGTACGACGGCCATCTGCAGCGGTGACTCCGGCGGCCCCCTCGTCGTGAACGGGCGGATCGTCGGCGTCGTCTCCTGGAACGTCACGGACTGCGTCGCCAAGGGCGCCTACAGCGTCTTCACCAAGGTCAGCAAGTACGTCGGCGCCGCCTACCCGCGCGTCGACGACACCAACCTGAGCCTGGACCACAAGGCCGACCTGTGGGTGCGCAAGTCGTCCACCAAGGTCGGCTACGAGCTGGACTCCAAGGGCACCACCCTCGGCACCCCGCAGTCCTGGGGCGACTGGAACGGCGTGAACCTGGTCCGGCAGACCGACCTGAACCGGGACGGCTACCAGGACCTCATGTACCGCGTCTCCGCCACCGGTGACGTCTACTGGCTGCGGTTCGTCCCGTCGTCGACCGGCGGTGCCTGGGCCGCCCCCAAGAAGGTCTTCACCGACTGGCGCACCCGCGCCCGGATCGTCACCCCCGGCGACGTCACCGGCGACTACAAGCCCGACCTGCTCTCCGTGGACTCCGCGGGCGTCCTGTGGATCTACCCGGGCAAGGGCGACGGCAGCTTCGCGGCCCGCGTCCGGGTCGGCGGCGGCTGGAGCCAGTACAACCAGCTCCTCGGTCACGGCGACTTCACCGGCGACGGCAGGGCGGACGTGCTCGCCCGCAACAAGAGCACCGGAGACCTCTACCTGTACAAGGGCACCGGCAAGTCCGGCACGGGCGTCTTCGCGGCCCGGGTCAAGGTGCGCACGAACTGGAGCGGCTACAACGCCTTCGACGCCGTCGGCGACATCACCGGCGACGGCAGGGCCGACCTCGTGGCCCGCACCGCCGGCGGCACGCTCTACCTGTACAAGGGCACCGGCAAGGCGACCAGCGAGATCTTTGCCACAAGGGTCACTGTTGGTACCGGTTTCCAGCAGTACGACATCTTTGGCTGA